Proteins encoded within one genomic window of Candidatus Margulisiibacteriota bacterium:
- the yedA gene encoding drug/metabolite exporter YedA gives MKKNTAMIIICLLAVYIIWGSTYLAIRLSVATIPPLLMCGIRFLLAGGILYAFLRLKRISQPSRQHWQSALAVGTLMMAGGTGFVALAEQYVSSGLAAIAITMTPVWACVISGLIHKKWPNRLEWLGLIIGFCGIVVLNLEHELRLNLWGAFFLLLAPICWAAGSVLSTILPKPQSGLMASALQMLTGGVVCVLIGVVLGERISALPSMISALALIYLILAGSLLGFTAYMYLFRHTRPALATSYSYINPVIAVMLGVWLAGEKIGHFAFLGLTIAILGVLFVMLGHGE, from the coding sequence ATGAAGAAAAATACCGCTATGATTATCATCTGTCTGCTGGCAGTTTATATAATCTGGGGGTCTACTTATCTGGCTATACGCCTGAGCGTAGCAACAATACCTCCTTTGCTGATGTGCGGTATCCGCTTTTTACTGGCCGGCGGAATACTGTATGCCTTTTTAAGGTTAAAAAGAATCAGTCAACCGTCTCGCCAGCACTGGCAAAGCGCTCTGGCAGTGGGTACGCTTATGATGGCTGGAGGAACAGGGTTTGTAGCGCTGGCAGAACAATATGTCAGCTCTGGCCTGGCGGCCATTGCAATAACCATGACCCCGGTCTGGGCCTGTGTTATCTCCGGTCTAATTCATAAAAAATGGCCGAACCGGCTGGAATGGCTGGGTTTAATAATAGGATTTTGCGGTATTGTTGTTCTTAACCTGGAACACGAACTGCGCCTGAATTTATGGGGCGCTTTTTTTCTGCTGCTTGCGCCAATCTGCTGGGCAGCTGGCTCTGTACTGAGCACTATTCTGCCCAAACCGCAATCCGGATTAATGGCCAGCGCTCTGCAAATGCTGACAGGAGGAGTAGTTTGTGTGTTGATTGGGGTGGTTTTAGGTGAAAGAATCTCTGCCCTGCCTTCAATGATTTCAGCTCTGGCGCTAATCTATCTCATTCTAGCCGGCTCACTTCTAGGTTTCACAGCTTATATGTATTTATTCCGGCACACAAGGCCGGCACTGGCTACAAGCTATTCCTATATAAATCCTGTCATTGCGGTAATGCTGGGGGTATGGTTAGCCGGAGAAAAGATAGGGCACTTTGCTTTTCTTGGTTTAACAATAGCTATCCTGGGCGTTTTGTTCGTAATGCTCGGACATGGCGAATAA